Proteins co-encoded in one Nonlabens agnitus genomic window:
- a CDS encoding DUF2490 domain-containing protein — protein sequence MKNLSSLLFILLFCQVGLSQNGLSETGLWSQYFYSLPIGNKWKVAGDFQYRTYELSSDFQQFIARAAVAYTPAIGVVELHAGYGYFYGEPFGDMDGSTSEHRLHQDVWLDTNAGKTVSIRHRFRFEERFVENQDFRSRVRYTIFVNIHFYKDEQQSKFYLPFWNEVFINGETQLRNTTVNRFDRNWSFGGVGYRISQDLRAQAGYMREITSNTSKGQLVLSVFQSF from the coding sequence ATGAAAAATCTATCGAGCCTTCTTTTCATTCTTTTGTTCTGTCAGGTAGGACTGTCACAAAATGGTCTGAGCGAGACAGGATTGTGGAGCCAGTATTTCTATAGCTTACCTATTGGGAACAAGTGGAAGGTAGCTGGAGATTTTCAGTATCGCACCTATGAGTTGAGTAGTGATTTCCAGCAATTTATTGCTAGGGCAGCAGTGGCCTATACACCAGCCATAGGTGTGGTAGAGCTGCACGCTGGTTATGGATATTTCTACGGCGAGCCCTTTGGCGACATGGATGGCAGTACTTCAGAGCATCGTTTGCATCAGGATGTCTGGTTGGATACCAACGCTGGCAAAACGGTGAGTATACGGCATCGATTTAGGTTTGAAGAGCGGTTTGTAGAGAATCAGGATTTCCGCAGCAGGGTACGTTACACGATTTTTGTTAACATCCATTTTTATAAGGATGAGCAGCAATCCAAATTCTATTTGCCGTTTTGGAACGAGGTTTTTATTAATGGCGAGACTCAATTGCGCAACACCACCGTGAACAGGTTTGATCGCAATTGGAGTTTTGGCGGTGTAGGATATAGGATCTCACAAGATCTGCGCGCACAAGCTGGTTATATGCGTGAGATTACCAGCAATACTTCAAAAGGTCAATTAGTACTCTCTGTATTTCAGTCGTTTTAA
- a CDS encoding sigma-70 family RNA polymerase sigma factor: MRQLKITKQVTNRESKSLDKYLQDISKIDLITAEEEVELAQRIKKGDQRALERLTTANLRFVVSVAKQYQNQGLKLPDLINEGNAGLVKAAKRFDETRGFKFISYAVWWIRQSILQALAEQSRIVRLPLNKIGSINKINKAFSHLEQLHERPPSPEELATELDMTVSDVKQSLKNAGRHVSMDAPLKEGETSNLYDVVRSGESPNPDKDLLHESLTLEITRALETLSQKEADVISLYFGIGNQQPMSLEEIGETFDLTRERVRQIKEKGIKRLRQNSRSKILKSYLG; the protein is encoded by the coding sequence ATGAGACAACTCAAAATCACCAAGCAGGTTACTAACCGTGAGTCTAAATCCTTGGACAAGTACCTACAAGACATCTCTAAGATCGACCTGATCACTGCAGAGGAAGAAGTGGAACTTGCACAGCGTATTAAAAAAGGTGATCAGAGAGCACTTGAGAGATTGACTACCGCAAACTTACGTTTTGTGGTTTCTGTTGCAAAACAGTATCAAAATCAAGGGCTTAAATTACCCGATCTTATTAATGAAGGAAATGCAGGTCTTGTAAAGGCTGCCAAAAGGTTTGATGAAACTCGCGGTTTCAAATTCATATCGTACGCGGTATGGTGGATACGCCAGTCGATCTTACAGGCACTAGCAGAGCAGTCCCGTATCGTGCGTCTTCCATTGAATAAAATTGGTTCGATTAACAAAATCAACAAGGCTTTTTCACACCTTGAGCAATTGCACGAGCGTCCACCATCGCCAGAAGAACTAGCCACTGAGCTAGACATGACGGTAAGTGACGTGAAACAATCGCTTAAAAATGCCGGGCGTCACGTATCCATGGATGCGCCGCTTAAAGAAGGTGAGACTTCTAACCTCTATGACGTTGTACGTAGTGGTGAGTCACCTAATCCTGACAAGGACCTATTGCATGAATCCCTTACACTAGAGATTACACGTGCCCTAGAGACACTTTCTCAAAAAGAGGCAGATGTTATTTCGCTTTACTTTGGTATCGGGAACCAGCAGCCTATGAGTCTGGAAGAAATAGGTGAAACCTTTGACTTGACCCGTGAGCGCGTGCGCCAGATCAAGGAAAAAGGAATCAAGAGACTGCGCCAAAACAGCCGCAGCAAAATTTTGAAGTCTTATCTAGGATAA